One segment of Clostridium botulinum DNA contains the following:
- a CDS encoding hydrogenase small subunit, which translates to MSINHKKSNNEVKDYMENVGCTRGDGKPFKFAKEMIDKATEEIKARNKEKINAIWLETSGCFGEVISLLNSEMPDLPFVLKNLVNMTFFGSICGDQGEKAYERILDTLNSDKEYILLVCGAIPINADGLYTVLATYQGRKITAMELVKQAAQKAKYIISIGTCACYGGPTAAMPNVSQALSVKEYLMRNDIINIPGCPANPVWTLGTVGYLINYGTIDLDEEGRPVAFYGKTIHEICPKRKFFDKGIFAKKLGDPECLYEIGCKGPITKVYCPISRWNQSDNWPIGDRTPCIGCARKGFPDAMEPFTKYEGGQ; encoded by the coding sequence ATGTCTATAAATCATAAAAAAAGTAATAATGAAGTCAAAGATTACATGGAAAATGTAGGCTGTACTAGGGGAGACGGAAAGCCTTTTAAATTTGCAAAAGAAATGATAGATAAAGCTACAGAAGAGATAAAAGCTAGAAATAAAGAAAAGATAAATGCAATTTGGTTAGAAACATCAGGATGTTTTGGTGAAGTTATATCATTGTTAAATTCTGAAATGCCAGATTTACCTTTTGTACTCAAAAACCTTGTTAATATGACTTTTTTCGGAAGTATATGTGGGGATCAAGGAGAAAAAGCTTATGAAAGAATTTTAGATACATTAAATAGTGATAAAGAATATATTCTATTGGTATGTGGAGCTATACCAATAAATGCAGATGGACTGTATACAGTTCTAGCAACATATCAAGGAAGAAAAATTACTGCCATGGAGCTTGTAAAGCAAGCAGCACAAAAAGCAAAGTATATAATTTCAATTGGAACTTGTGCTTGCTATGGAGGGCCAACAGCGGCTATGCCTAATGTATCACAGGCCTTAAGTGTAAAAGAATATTTAATGAGAAATGATATTATAAACATTCCAGGATGTCCAGCAAATCCTGTTTGGACTTTGGGAACAGTTGGATATCTCATAAACTATGGAACAATAGATTTAGACGAAGAAGGCAGACCAGTTGCTTTTTATGGCAAGACAATACATGAAATATGCCCAAAAAGAAAATTTTTTGATAAAGGTATTTTTGCCAAGAAATTAGGTGATCCAGAATGTTTATATGAAATTGGATGCAAAGGACCTATAACTAAGGTGTATTGTCCTATAAGTAGATGGAATCAAAGCGATAATTGGCCAATAGGTGATAGGACGCCATGTATAGGATGCGCAAGAAAGGGATTTCCAGATGCAATGGAACCATTTACTAAATATGAAGGAGGCCAGTAG
- a CDS encoding nickel-dependent hydrogenase large subunit, whose protein sequence is MAKIVIDPVTRISGLLKIEVDVENNKIVDAKSTGSQFRGFEKMFQGRPPLDIIRLAPRICGICSTSHAIAATLALENALNITPDFNGKVIRDIAHGFEFLQNHLRTTYFFAFPDFVKITASNPLYKDGTDKELDYRLPTDITKKINEDYLEAIKYSRECHRAIAVLAGKAPHCHGIWVGGISTYIDVPEKEAVKYTITVVKEFIENKLLEDVKIIAQYYNDYFNMGKGYGNLMDFGLYSDYKAPIKYTEASAMINGKKENIDVNNITENVKYSYLDIPGGMVMPGVSSTPEANPYKQDAYSWVDAARYKNYSMEGGPLARQILNGYYENKISAMDRILARVLESVKICESIIGLIDLMKLGQAVQEEWKIPSKANGIGLTGAPRGALGHWLSIENKQVSNYTLIPPSAWNLSPTDSNNIKGPVEAALIGTEINDMKNPVEIGRIVRSFDPCSNCAAHVTSDRYDPIVINIV, encoded by the coding sequence ATGGCTAAAATAGTAATTGATCCAGTAACAAGAATAAGTGGGTTATTAAAAATAGAAGTTGATGTGGAAAATAATAAAATAGTTGATGCAAAAAGCACAGGCTCACAATTTAGAGGTTTTGAAAAGATGTTTCAAGGAAGACCACCGTTAGACATTATAAGATTAGCTCCTAGAATATGTGGAATATGTTCAACTAGCCATGCAATAGCAGCAACATTAGCACTTGAAAATGCACTTAATATTACTCCGGATTTTAATGGAAAAGTAATACGTGATATTGCTCATGGATTTGAATTTCTTCAAAATCATTTAAGAACAACATACTTTTTTGCATTTCCTGATTTTGTAAAAATAACAGCTAGTAATCCGTTGTATAAAGATGGTACAGATAAAGAATTAGATTACAGATTACCAACAGATATAACTAAAAAAATTAATGAAGATTACTTGGAAGCAATAAAATATAGCAGAGAATGTCATAGAGCAATAGCGGTTTTAGCTGGCAAAGCTCCTCATTGTCATGGAATTTGGGTAGGAGGTATAAGCACTTATATAGATGTACCAGAAAAAGAAGCTGTTAAGTACACAATTACAGTAGTTAAAGAATTTATTGAAAATAAGCTTTTAGAAGATGTAAAAATAATAGCACAATATTATAATGACTATTTTAATATGGGTAAAGGCTATGGAAATCTTATGGATTTTGGATTGTACAGTGATTATAAAGCTCCAATTAAATATACTGAAGCAAGTGCAATGATAAATGGAAAAAAAGAAAATATTGATGTGAATAATATAACAGAAAATGTTAAATATAGCTATTTAGATATACCAGGTGGCATGGTAATGCCAGGAGTAAGCTCCACTCCAGAAGCAAATCCATATAAACAAGACGCATATAGCTGGGTTGATGCAGCAAGATATAAAAATTATTCTATGGAAGGTGGACCTTTAGCAAGGCAAATACTTAATGGATATTATGAAAATAAAATATCTGCAATGGATAGGATTTTAGCAAGGGTTTTAGAAAGTGTTAAAATTTGTGAAAGTATAATAGGATTAATTGATTTAATGAAACTAGGTCAAGCAGTTCAAGAAGAATGGAAGATTCCAAGTAAGGCAAATGGTATTGGTTTAACAGGAGCACCTAGAGGTGCTCTTGGACATTGGTTATCTATTGAAAATAAGCAAGTATCAAATTATACGTTAATACCACCTTCAGCGTGGAATCTATCACCAACTGATAGTAATAATATAAAAGGACCTGTTGAAGCAGCACTAATAGGAACAGAGATAAATGATATGAAAAATCCTGTTGAAATTGGGAGAATTGTAAGAAGTTTTGATCCATGCTCAAATTGTGCTGCTCATGTGACTAGTGATCGATATGATCCCATTGTTATAAATATAGTATGA
- a CDS encoding hydrogenase maturation protease, protein MIRIFGVGNVLLCDDGIGVKVCQCIKEKFKSYKSIKFIIGETDLLYCLDYIEDMTSNDIAVIIDSTCFENIPGKVTLKSFKECDEFINMSFESHSETLLKVLRRDYRYINGYLIGIEISKIDYSLDLSVELTNKFDDICNCVSKTIENIVNNKSHVN, encoded by the coding sequence ATGATAAGAATTTTTGGTGTTGGGAATGTTTTGCTTTGTGATGATGGGATTGGAGTTAAGGTATGTCAGTGTATAAAAGAGAAGTTTAAAAGTTATAAAAGTATAAAATTTATAATTGGTGAAACAGACTTATTATATTGCTTAGATTATATAGAGGATATGACTTCAAATGACATAGCGGTAATAATAGATAGTACTTGTTTCGAGAATATTCCAGGAAAGGTAACTTTAAAAAGTTTTAAAGAATGTGATGAATTTATAAATATGAGTTTTGAAAGTCATAGTGAAACGCTTTTAAAGGTACTACGAAGGGACTATAGATATATTAATGGATATTTAATTGGAATTGAAATAAGTAAAATAGATTATTCACTAGATCTTTCTGTGGAATTAACAAATAAGTTTGACGATATTTGCAACTGTGTTTCAAAGACAATAGAAAATATTGTTAATAATAAAAGCCATGTTAATTGA
- a CDS encoding hydrogenase maturation nickel metallochaperone HypA yields the protein MHEVSIVEEIINTVEENCNLNNISNVSKIILSVGEFVYLDKKSVDFIFGLLKKDTLCKNSILEIKESKAMAYCEKCRKKFKISFTEKNCPTCKTYSSNIVSGYETILEQIEGE from the coding sequence ATGCATGAAGTTTCAATTGTTGAAGAAATAATCAATACAGTTGAAGAAAATTGTAACTTAAATAATATAAGCAATGTGAGTAAAATAATTTTAAGTGTTGGAGAGTTTGTATATTTAGATAAAAAGTCTGTTGATTTTATTTTTGGACTTTTAAAAAAAGATACACTATGTAAAAATTCTATTTTAGAAATAAAAGAATCAAAGGCTATGGCTTATTGTGAAAAATGTAGGAAAAAGTTTAAAATATCCTTTACTGAAAAAAATTGTCCTACATGTAAAACTTATAGTTCTAATATAGTAAGCGGTTATGAAACTATATTAGAACAAATAGAAGGGGAATAA